Proteins encoded together in one Caldicellulosiruptor saccharolyticus DSM 8903 window:
- a CDS encoding coiled-coil domain-containing protein, whose product MDEVKQMLSLVLERVNTINEGLNEVKQRLDGVEERLDKVEERLDRVEERLDRVEQRLEALEKRVDSLEQRVESLEQRIGILEQRVDKLEVETTKNSVMLEDLKRKLELMAEIQQAHFEQDKREHEELKKYIDDRISIVELAVRRLSDDVRTLKEDVKELKEKRVNVEVFYEILGRHEVEISRLKKALHSAS is encoded by the coding sequence ATGGATGAAGTAAAGCAGATGCTAAGTCTTGTTCTGGAAAGGGTTAATACCATAAATGAAGGCTTAAATGAGGTAAAACAGCGACTTGACGGAGTTGAAGAGCGGCTTGACAAAGTTGAGGAGCGACTTGACAGAGTTGAGGAGCGACTTGACAGAGTAGAGCAGAGGCTTGAAGCGCTTGAAAAAAGGGTTGATAGTTTAGAGCAAAGGGTCGAAAGTTTAGAACAAAGAATAGGAATTCTTGAGCAACGTGTTGACAAGCTTGAGGTTGAGACAACTAAGAACTCTGTTATGCTTGAAGACCTCAAGAGAAAACTTGAACTTATGGCAGAAATTCAGCAGGCTCACTTTGAGCAGGACAAGCGTGAACATGAAGAGCTCAAAAAATACATAGACGACAGAATTTCAATAGTTGAGCTTGCAGTGAGAAGACTTTCAGATGATGTCAGAACTCTAAAAGAAGATGTAAAAGAGCTGAAAGAGAAGAGAGTAAACGTTGAGGTCTTTTATGAAATTCTTGGAAGACATGAAGTTGAGATAAGCAGGCTTAAAAAGGCTCTCCATAGTGCAAGTTAA